The genomic segment TCGATCTTTTCCCTTGAGACGGTGCCGAGTTTTTTTATCATTTTTCCGTTTTCGCCTATTATGATGCCCTTTTGGGATTTTCTTTCTACATAAACAGAAGCTTTTATGTAATGTTTTTTTCTTTTGTCTCTTTCCTTGAAATCATCAATCACCACAGAGACCGAATAAGGTATCTCCTTTTCGTATATATCAAAACAAGTCTCTCTTATAATTTCAGAGCAATAAAACCTTTCGTTTCTGTCCGTGATATCGTCTTCTTCAAAATATTTAGGACCCTGCGGAAGCAGTTTCACGACTGACTGTATTAGCTTTTCTGTGTTGTCGCCCTGAAGGGCTGAAATCAAGATTATATCTTCAAAATCCCTTTTTTTTCTCCAGGAATCTATCAGTGGTAAAAGTTTTCTCTTGTCTTTTATTTTGTCTATTTTGTTTATGCACAAAACCGATGGAGACATCAAACTTTTCGATAGGTCGACGTCTTTATCAATAGGCTCGACAGGTTCTGTGACATAGATAGCCACATCGCAGTCTTTTATGGTTTTTTGAATTTGATTTGCCATGTGTTTCTGTAGTTTGTATTTTGGGTCTATAAATCCAGGTGTGTCAATAATTACAACCTGATACTGGTTTCCGTTTAAAATCCCGAGAATTCTGTTTCTTGTCATTTGGGGTTTTTTTGAAACTGGTGAAAGTTCAAAATCCAAAATTTTATTCAACAATGTTGATTTGCCGGCGTTGGGCAACCCGAATATTCCAGCGTATCCACTTTTAAAAATCTCTTTCATGACTTCATCTTCTCAATATTCAATCCCTATTGTCAAGATTTCTGTGAAAACGCTTTTTTTCTTAATGCACAAATTTTGTGCTAAAATATACCCATGAAATCAGCCCAAATGATAAATTCTTCCGTTTCGACGCAATTTAAAACTTGAGTGAATTTAAGGCATGTATATTGCTTACTTTATTTAAGAATAAAGGAGGCGCTATGAAGAAAATAAATTTCATATTTTCCCTGTTTTTACCGGCTCTGATTTTTTCAGACCAGCTACCCGCGAGGATGAGCGTGGTCACCGGAGAAGCTATAATCCAGAAATCTTATTCAGAGAGTCCTGAGTATGGAATAGCAAATTTACCAGTGGAAGCCGGTGATTCAATTTTTGTCAAAAGCGGTTATGTCGAAATTGACATCGAAGACGGATCTACTCTCAGAATCGGAGAAAACTCTTCCTGCATCATCATTCATACTGGAAAGAATGAAGCGGATAATTCTGTTTCCACTAGAATTTACGCCAACTTCGGAGAATTTGAGCTGTTTTCTTCCACAAAAGAAAACACCAAGAGTTACCTCGACCTCGAGACGGATGTCGGGATCGTCACGTCTTTCCCAAAGGGAGTATTTCGCATAAAAGTAGGTCTGAACGGTGAAATTGAAGCCGAAGTGATAAAAGGGACAGGAGCATACAAGACGAAAAGAGAAGAAAAACTTCTCGAAGCCGGTGATTTTGTCACAATAAATTCTTCCGGAATAGGTTCGATAGTGAGAAGACCTGTATCTGAAAATTCAAACATTTCTTCAACTCCCTACAAACCGGCAACGTATGAAAACCAGAACTCACCGAGCAGAGCTTATGTTCCAAAGGAAATTGAGAGCAGCGCGAGAACACTCGATGAAAACGGGACATGGATCTACGTGTCTTCTCATGGATATTGCTGGAGACCTAAAGTGTACGTCACCGATTGGAAGCCCTACTACGACGGTGAATGGGTTTGGACGATAGGTTGGGGGTGGACGTGGGTGTCCTATGAACCTTGGGGATGGTGGACATACCATTACGGCCACTGGGTCTATTCAAGAAGATGGGGTTGGGTATGGGTTCCCGGTTCAAGCTGGTACTCCGCGAGGGTAGTATGGTGGTGGGGACCCGGTTGGATCGCTTGGTATCCCTATCCGTATTACTGGTGGTATCCCTGGTACTATGATAACTGGTGGGTCTGTGTTACCCGGGAATCCTTTTACAGGCCTCGGTACAGATATCATGACCCCCTGTACGGTTTCGTCGGAGACAAACCTACAAGAACTTACGATCTTGTTGACGTAAATCCCCGGAACAGCGATGGACTTATGGTCAGCCAACCTCTTGACCCGGAACTCTCTTTGAGGACACCTGTTGAAGAAGGGGAATTGACCACGAGAAACCCGGAAAATCCTCTACGGGAAACCCCTGAATTGTCCAGGGGCGACATTCAG from the candidate division WOR-3 bacterium genome contains:
- the era gene encoding GTPase Era, translated to MKEIFKSGYAGIFGLPNAGKSTLLNKILDFELSPVSKKPQMTRNRILGILNGNQYQVVIIDTPGFIDPKYKLQKHMANQIQKTIKDCDVAIYVTEPVEPIDKDVDLSKSLMSPSVLCINKIDKIKDKRKLLPLIDSWRKKRDFEDIILISALQGDNTEKLIQSVVKLLPQGPKYFEEDDITDRNERFYCSEIIRETCFDIYEKEIPYSVSVVIDDFKERDKRKKHYIKASVYVERKSQKGIIIGENGKMIKKLGTVSREKIESFLGKSVFLDLSVKLMKNWKDDSEKISKLGYND